A part of Thermococcus sp. LS1 genomic DNA contains:
- a CDS encoding respiratory chain complex I subunit 1 family protein: MNVLYATLGFIAVYAYVSFASLLWGGIDRKLVARMQRRMGPPLLQPFYDFLKLVGKESIIPRNANKFFELAPVLALATSIALLAYTPLGFEPLFGTKGDVILFIYLLTLIGFLRVLGAVSSGSPYAQIGAQREMIILVSREAPMMLGLFTVLWRLNEFGVTKPFSMGTFYEHNIWELGTPLSFIGTLILLFVFLVWLASEIEVGYFDIPEAETELAEGTMAEYSGRHLALFELANAIKAFVSASLVVAIFLPWGISPYLGLSGTEGMIVDLLFHTLKVFAVLFVSMSVFRAVTGRLRITQAVNLFWTRLLPASIVGALLLAIDAMGVIA, encoded by the coding sequence ATGAACGTGCTCTATGCTACTCTGGGATTCATAGCGGTTTACGCTTACGTTTCCTTCGCCTCACTGCTCTGGGGAGGAATAGACAGGAAGCTAGTTGCTAGAATGCAGCGCAGGATGGGCCCGCCGCTGCTCCAGCCGTTCTACGACTTCCTCAAGCTCGTCGGCAAGGAGTCAATAATCCCCAGGAACGCCAACAAGTTCTTCGAGCTGGCCCCCGTGCTTGCCCTCGCGACCTCGATAGCTCTCCTGGCCTACACGCCGCTCGGCTTCGAGCCGCTCTTTGGAACCAAGGGTGATGTTATACTCTTCATCTACCTGCTGACCCTCATAGGATTCCTCAGAGTGCTCGGTGCCGTCAGCTCCGGCTCTCCCTACGCCCAGATAGGCGCCCAGAGAGAGATGATAATCCTCGTCTCCAGGGAAGCGCCTATGATGTTGGGCCTCTTCACCGTCCTCTGGCGCCTCAACGAGTTCGGCGTCACGAAGCCGTTCAGCATGGGGACCTTCTACGAGCACAACATATGGGAGCTCGGAACGCCGCTGAGCTTCATAGGAACACTGATACTGCTCTTCGTCTTCCTGGTCTGGCTGGCCAGTGAGATAGAAGTCGGTTACTTCGACATCCCGGAGGCAGAGACGGAGCTTGCAGAGGGAACCATGGCCGAGTACAGCGGCAGACACCTGGCTCTCTTCGAGCTCGCCAACGCCATAAAGGCCTTCGTCAGCGCGAGCCTCGTCGTAGCAATATTCCTCCCTTGGGGCATCTCACCGTACCTTGGACTGAGCGGAACCGAAGGAATGATAGTTGACCTGCTCTTCCACACGCTGAAGGTCTTCGCGGTGCTCTTCGTCAGCATGAGCGTCTTCAGAGCAGTGACTGGCAGGCTCAGGATCACGCAGGCGGTGAACCTCTTCTGGACGAGGCTCCTGCCGGCGAGCATAGTTGGAGCCCTGCTGCTGGCCATAGACGCCATGGGGGTGATAGCATGA
- a CDS encoding 4Fe-4S binding protein: MKVPPTLSTVLSNLFKKPATNPFPNTEPVPTPEGFRGKLVYDVDKCVGCRLCVMVCPAGVIEYVPEVRKVTFWLGRCVFCQQCADVCPVNAIKMSDEFLLATYDKYDDNLRWFKEDEIAELKRKLEEQKKAKEAAKKEGSK, translated from the coding sequence ATGAAGGTTCCACCGACCCTGTCAACGGTGCTCAGCAACCTGTTCAAGAAGCCGGCCACGAACCCGTTCCCGAATACCGAGCCGGTGCCGACCCCAGAGGGCTTCAGGGGCAAGCTCGTCTACGACGTCGACAAGTGCGTCGGCTGCAGACTCTGCGTCATGGTCTGCCCAGCGGGGGTCATAGAGTACGTGCCGGAGGTCAGGAAGGTCACCTTCTGGCTCGGAAGGTGCGTCTTCTGCCAGCAGTGTGCTGACGTCTGCCCCGTCAACGCCATCAAGATGAGCGACGAGTTCCTCCTGGCTACCTACGACAAGTACGACGACAACCTCCGCTGGTTCAAGGAGGACGAGATAGCGGAGCTCAAGAGGAAGCTCGAGGAGCAGAAGAAGGCAAAGGAAGCCGCGAAGAAAGAAGGGTCAAAGTGA
- a CDS encoding nickel-dependent hydrogenase large subunit, whose product MNGKLEYWVKIPIGPIHPALEEPEKFILTLDGERIIHVDVKLGYNLRGLEWIAMKRNYIQILYLAERICGICSFSHNHTYSRAVEEMAGIEVPERAEYIRVIIGELERIHSHLLNLGVVAHAIGYDTVLHLSWLARERVMDILEAIGGNRVNYSINMIGGVRRDIEEKHKRAILDMIEYYRNEVMPKVEEIFLYDPTVEARLRDAGVIPKRIAIEYSAQGPTARGSGVKKDVRYNEKLSVYPDLGVKPITPKEFTGVIKGDVFDRMVVRVGELWQSMDLIERALDQMPEGKIKAVPKDNALLFQLKKADGEGIGRYEAPRGELIHYVKGQKGKDIPAKWKMREPTFPNLFAIARALVGEQVADVPVAIASIDPCLSCTDRVAVIDASTGKKRILTEKDLLKLSIEKTREINPNVKARPEVVGVGCPRGGGL is encoded by the coding sequence ATGAACGGAAAGCTTGAGTACTGGGTTAAGATTCCGATTGGACCAATTCACCCCGCACTGGAGGAGCCCGAGAAGTTCATACTCACCCTCGACGGCGAGAGGATAATTCACGTCGACGTCAAGCTCGGCTACAACCTCAGGGGCCTCGAATGGATCGCCATGAAGAGGAACTACATCCAGATACTCTACCTAGCGGAGAGGATATGCGGAATCTGCTCCTTCTCCCACAACCACACCTACTCAAGGGCCGTAGAGGAGATGGCCGGCATAGAAGTGCCCGAGAGAGCCGAGTACATCCGTGTGATCATAGGCGAGCTTGAGAGAATCCACTCCCACCTGCTCAACCTCGGTGTGGTTGCACACGCCATAGGCTACGACACCGTCCTCCACCTCAGCTGGCTCGCCAGGGAAAGGGTCATGGATATCCTCGAGGCCATAGGTGGGAACAGGGTCAACTACTCCATCAACATGATAGGCGGCGTCAGGAGGGACATCGAGGAGAAGCACAAGAGGGCCATCCTCGACATGATAGAGTACTACCGCAACGAGGTCATGCCCAAGGTGGAGGAGATATTCCTCTACGACCCAACCGTTGAGGCCCGCCTGAGGGACGCCGGAGTCATCCCGAAGAGGATAGCCATAGAGTACAGTGCACAGGGACCAACTGCAAGGGGAAGCGGTGTCAAGAAGGACGTCCGCTACAACGAGAAGCTCAGCGTTTACCCCGACCTCGGCGTGAAGCCGATAACCCCGAAGGAGTTCACTGGAGTTATCAAGGGAGACGTTTTCGACAGGATGGTCGTCCGTGTCGGTGAGCTCTGGCAGAGCATGGACCTCATAGAACGCGCTTTAGACCAGATGCCCGAGGGCAAGATAAAGGCCGTCCCGAAGGACAATGCACTCCTCTTCCAGCTCAAGAAGGCCGATGGAGAAGGAATCGGAAGGTACGAGGCTCCGCGCGGAGAGCTCATCCACTACGTCAAGGGACAGAAGGGCAAGGACATTCCGGCGAAGTGGAAGATGAGAGAACCAACGTTCCCGAACCTCTTCGCCATAGCGAGGGCCCTCGTCGGCGAGCAGGTTGCGGACGTTCCGGTCGCGATAGCTTCAATCGACCCGTGCCTGAGCTGTACCGACAGGGTTGCTGTGATAGATGCCAGCACCGGTAAGAAGAGGATTCTCACCGAGAAGGACCTCCTCAAGCTCTCGATAGAGAAGACGAGGGAGATCAACCCGAACGTCAAGGCCAGACCCGAAGTAGTGGGTGTTGGCTGCCCGAGGGGTGGTGGACTATGA
- the mnhG gene encoding monovalent cation/H(+) antiporter subunit G: MIEWTIGIFLAIGVTFNLLASIGILRFPDVYTRIHAATKCTTFGTIFIVLATVTYSIYSYYWVQKDPAWITIGIHSALVVIFLVLTNPVGAHAIGRAARKSGIRPYGAVIDELEGRL, encoded by the coding sequence ATGATAGAGTGGACCATAGGAATTTTCCTCGCGATTGGGGTTACCTTCAACCTGCTGGCCAGCATAGGAATACTCCGCTTCCCTGACGTTTATACCAGAATACACGCCGCGACCAAGTGCACCACCTTCGGAACCATCTTCATAGTGCTCGCGACGGTCACTTACTCGATATACTCCTACTACTGGGTCCAGAAGGACCCTGCATGGATAACGATAGGAATACATTCGGCCCTTGTCGTCATCTTCCTCGTTCTGACGAACCCTGTCGGAGCCCATGCGATTGGGAGAGCCGCGAGGAAGTCGGGCATAAGACCCTATGGAGCCGTAATCGATGAACTGGAGGGTCGCTTATGA
- a CDS encoding Na+/H+ antiporter subunit E, with the protein MGFAAPFLWSLIVYLLLTAGSGNVIAWSPEELLAGVVIAAIIGYATRNVMDEKVSYFFNPKRWLLMIIYAIGPLFFAMAKANFDVAYRVITGKIRPGIVKISPGLTRDESKTILANSITLTPGTFTLEIDDEGNFYVHWINVPKGKEKPTPEELCGYLPKWARRIGE; encoded by the coding sequence ATGGGGTTTGCCGCACCGTTCCTGTGGTCCCTTATCGTTTACCTGCTCCTAACAGCGGGCTCAGGAAACGTCATTGCTTGGAGCCCTGAGGAGCTTCTTGCGGGAGTTGTAATAGCAGCCATCATAGGCTACGCCACCAGAAACGTCATGGATGAAAAAGTGAGCTACTTCTTCAACCCGAAGAGATGGCTGCTTATGATAATCTACGCCATCGGACCCCTCTTCTTCGCCATGGCCAAGGCCAACTTTGACGTCGCCTACAGGGTCATAACGGGCAAGATAAGACCCGGAATCGTCAAGATATCCCCTGGCCTGACGAGGGACGAGAGCAAAACGATTCTCGCCAACTCAATAACTCTTACTCCAGGAACTTTCACGCTCGAGATAGATGATGAGGGCAACTTCTACGTCCACTGGATAAACGTGCCCAAGGGAAAGGAGAAGCCCACGCCCGAGGAGCTGTGTGGATACCTTCCTAAATGGGCGAGGAGGATTGGAGAATGA
- a CDS encoding cation:proton antiporter, with product MTVDAMFMWALALLLFSAMLTLIRLLVGPTIPDRAVALDSMTTTTAGAMVLYGVITRQAIFIDVALVYAILSYIATLYIARYLVKKRVGLA from the coding sequence ATGACGGTCGATGCCATGTTCATGTGGGCCCTGGCCCTGCTCCTGTTCTCGGCGATGCTGACGCTGATAAGACTTCTAGTAGGACCAACGATACCCGATAGAGCGGTTGCTCTGGACTCCATGACGACAACAACAGCCGGAGCGATGGTTCTCTACGGCGTGATAACAAGGCAGGCCATCTTCATCGACGTCGCGCTGGTCTATGCCATTCTGAGTTACATAGCAACCCTCTACATAGCCCGTTATCTGGTCAAAAAGAGGGTGGGGTTGGCATGA
- a CDS encoding hydrogenase subunit MbhD domain-containing protein, which yields MNFGELFWAVQILAAFGLLVSAIAAVRFKNLVAAVIAMAVFSLILSLEFYILQAPDVAIAEAGVGACLTTAMYLLAIKNTTDEEVIE from the coding sequence ATGAACTTTGGGGAGCTTTTCTGGGCGGTTCAGATATTAGCGGCCTTTGGGCTTCTGGTGTCCGCAATAGCCGCTGTCCGCTTCAAGAACCTCGTTGCGGCAGTCATAGCAATGGCCGTCTTCAGCCTGATACTCTCCCTGGAGTTCTACATCCTCCAGGCCCCGGACGTTGCCATAGCGGAGGCCGGTGTTGGAGCATGTCTGACAACGGCGATGTATCTTCTAGCGATAAAGAACACCACCGACGAGGAGGTGATAGAATGA